One genomic region from Sciurus carolinensis chromosome 2, mSciCar1.2, whole genome shotgun sequence encodes:
- the Sema6d gene encoding semaphorin-6D isoform X7, giving the protein MRFFLLCVHMLLLMIPQLRAVSFPEDDEPLNTVDYHYSRQYPVFRGRPSGNESQHRLDFQLMLKIRDTLYIAGRDQVYTVNLNEIPKTEVIPSKKLTWRSRQQDRENCAMKGKHKDECHNFIKVFVPRNDEMVFVCGTNAFNPMCRYYRLNTLEYDGEEISGLARCPFDARQTNVALFADGKLYSATVADFLASDAVIYRSMGDGSALRTIKYDSKWIKEPHFLHAIEYGNYVYFFFREIAVEHNNLGKAVYSRVARICKNDMGGSQRVLEKHWTSFLKARLNCSVPGDSFFYFDVLQSITDIIQINGIPTVVGVFTTQLNSIPGSAVCAFSMDDIEKVFKGRFKEQKTPDSVWTAVPEDKVPKPRPGCCAKHGLAEAYKTSIDFPDETLSFIKSHPLMDSAVPPIADEPWFTKTRVRYRLTAIAVDRSAGPHQNYTVIFVGSEAGVVLKVLAKTSPFSLNDSVLLEEIEAYNHAKCNAENEEDKKVISLQLDKDHHALYVAFSSCVIRIPLSRCERYGSCKKSCIASRDPYCGWLSQGACGRVTPGMLLLTEDFFAFHNHSAGGYEQDIEYGNTAHLGDCHEILPTSTTPDYKIFGGPTSGVRWEVQSGESNQMVHMNVLITCVFAAFVLGAFIAGVAVYCYRDMFVRKNRKIHKDAESAQSCTDSSGSFAKLNGLFDSPVKEYQQNIDSPKLYSNLLTSRKELPPSGDTKSMVMDHRGQPPELAALPTPESTPVLHQKTLQAMKSHSDKAHGHAASRKETPQFFPSSPPPHSPLSHGHIPSAIVLPNATHDYNTSFSNSNAHKAEKKLQSIDHPLTKSSGKRDHRRSVDSRNTLNDLLKHLNDPNSNPKAIMGDIQMAHQTLMLDPVGPMSEVPPKVPNREASLYSPPSTLPRNSPTKRVDVPTTPGVPMTSLERQRGYHKNSSQRHSISAMPKNLNSPNGVLLSRQPTMNRGGYMPTPTGAKVDYIQGTPVSVHLQPSLSRQSSYTSNGTLPRTGLKRTPSLKPDVPPKPSFVPQTTSVRPLNKYTY; this is encoded by the exons ATGAGGTTCTTCCTACTTTGTGTCCACATGCTGCTCCTGATGATTCCTCAGTTGAGGGCTGTCAGCTTTCCTGAAGACGACGAGCCCCTCAATACTGTCGACTATCACT ATTCAAGGCAATATCCGGTTTTTAGAGGACGCCCTTCAGGCAATGAATCGCAGCACAGGCTGGACTTTCAGCTGATGTTGAAAATTCGAGACACACTTTATATTGCTGGCAG GGATCAAGTTTATACAGTAAACTTAAATGAAATCCCCAAAACAGAAGTAATACCAAGCAAG AAACTGACATGGCGGTCAAGACAACAGGATCGAGAGAACTGTGCTATGAAAGGCAAACATAAA GATGAATGCCACAACTTTATCAAAGTATTTGTTCCAAGAAATGACGAGatggtttttgtttgtggtacCAATGCATTCAATCCTATGTGTAGGTACTATAGG ttgaATACCTTAGAGTATGATGGAGAAGAAATTAGTGGCCTGGCAAGATGCCCATTTGATGCCAGACAAACCAATGTTGCCCTCTTTGCTG ATGGGAAGCTATATTCTGCCACAGTGGCTGACTTCTTGGCCAGCGATGCTGTTATTTATCGAAGCATGGGCGATGGATCTGCCCTTCGCACAATAAAATATGATTCCAAATGGATAAAAG agccaCACTTTCTTCATGCCATAGAATATGGAAActatgtttatttcttctttcgaGAAATTGCTGTAGAACATAATAATTTAGGCAAG GCTGTCTATTCCCGTGTGGCCCGCATATGTAAAAACGACATGGGTGGCTCCCAGCGGGTCCTGGAGAAACACTGGACATCATTTCTGAAGGCTCGGCTTAACTGTTCTGTCCCTGGAGATTCGTTTTTCTACTTTGATGTTCTGCAGTCTATTACAGACATAATACAAATCAATGGCATCCCCACTGTGGTCGGGGTGTTTACCACTCAGCTCAACAG caTTCCTGGTTCAGCAGTCTGTGCATTTAGCATGGATGACATTGAAAAAGTATTCAAAGGACGattcaaagaacagaaaacacCAGATTCTGTTTGGACAGCAGTCCCCGAAGACAAAGTTCCAAAACCAAg GCCTGGCTGTTGTGCAAAACATGGCCTTGCTGAAGCTTACAAAACCTCCATTGATTTTCCGGATGAGACCCTGTCCTTCATCAAATCCCACCCCCTGATGGACTCTGCCGTTCCACCTATTGCTGATGAGCCCTGGTTCACAAAGACTCGGGTCAG GTACAGATTGACAGCCATCGCGGTGGACCGTTCTGCAGGGCCCCACCAGAACTACACAGTCATCTTCGTTGGCTCTGAAGCCGGTGTGGTACTTAAAGTTTTGGCAAAGACCAGTCCCTTCTCTTTGAATGACAGCGTATTACTGGAAGAGATTGAAGCTTACAACCATGCAAA GTGCAATGCTGAGAATGAAGAAGACAAAAAGGTCATCTCATTACAGCTGGATAAAGACCACCATGCATTGTACGTAGCATTCTCCAGCTGTGTTATCCGCATCCCCCTGAGCCGCTGCGAGCGATATGGATCATGTAAAAA GTCTTGTATTGCATCTCGTGACCCGTACTGTGGCTGGTTAAGCCAGGGAGCCTGCGGGAGAGTGACCCCAGGGATGCT GCTGCTAACTGAAGACTTCTTTGCTTTCCATAACCACAGTGCTGGAGGATATGAACAAGACATAGAATACGGCAACACCGCCCATCTAGGGGATTGCCATG aaattttgCCTACTTCAACTACACCAGATTACAAAATATTTGGCGGTCCAACATCtg GTGTGCGATGGGAAGTCCAGTCTGGAGAGTCTAACCAGATGGTCCATATGAACGTCCTCATCACCTGTGTCTTTGCTGCTTTTGTTTTGGGGGCATTCATTGCAGGGGTAGCAGTATACTGCTATCGTGACATGTTTGTCCGGAAGAACAGAAAGATCCATAAAGATGCAGAATCCGCCCAGTCATGCACAGACTCCAGTGGAAGTTTTGCCAAACTGAATGGTCTCTTTGATAGCCCAGTTAAGGAATACCAACAGAATATTGATTCTCCTAAACTCTATAGCAACCTGCTGACCAGTCGGAAAGAGCTGCCACCCAGTGGAGATACAAAATCCATGGTGATGGACCATCGAGGCCAACCTCCAGAGCTGGCTGCTCTCCCCACACCGGAGTCCACTCCTGTGCTTCACCAGAAGACCCTGCAGGCCATGAAGAGCCATTCAGACAAGGCTCATGGCCATGCAGCTTCAAGGAAAGAAACCCCCCAGTTTTTTCCTTCCAGTCCTCCACCCCACTCCCCACTAAGTCATgggcacatccccagtgccaTTGTTCTTCCAAATGCTACCCATGACTACAATACATCTTTCTCAAACTCCAATGCTCATAAAGCTGAAAAGAAGCTTCAAAGTATTGATCACCCTCTTACAAAGTCATCAGGTAAGAGAGATCACCGGCGTTCTGTGGATTCCAGAAATACCCTCAATGATCTCCTGAAACATCTAAATGACCCCAACAGTAACCCCAAAGCCATCATGGGAGACATCCAAATGGCCCACCAGACCCTAATGCTGGATCCTGTGGGACCTATGTCTGAGGTCCCACCCAAGGTCCCCAACAGGGAGGCATCACTCTATTCACCTCCTTCAACGCTCCCCAGGAATAGTCCAACCAAGCGAGTGGACGTCCCCACCACTCCTGGGGTCCCAATGACTTCTCTGGAAAGACAAAGGGGTTATCACAAAAATTCTTCCCAGAGGCACTCTATATCTGCTATGCCTAAAAACTTAAACTCACCAAATGGTGTTTTGTTATCTAGACAGCCTACTATGAACCGTGGAGGATACATGCCCACCCCCACGGGGGCGAAGGTGGACTATATTCAGGGGACACCCGTGAGTGTTCATCTGCAGCCTTCCCTCTCCAGACAGAGCAGCTACACCAGTAATGGCACCCTTCCCAGGACGGGACTAAAGAGGACACCGTCCTTAAAACCTGATGTGCCACCAAAGCCTTCCTTTGTTCCTCAAACCACGTCTGTCAGACCACTGAATAAATACACTTACTAG
- the Sema6d gene encoding semaphorin-6D isoform X2 codes for MRFFLLCVHMLLLMIPQLRAVSFPEDDEPLNTVDYHYSRQYPVFRGRPSGNESQHRLDFQLMLKIRDTLYIAGRDQVYTVNLNEIPKTEVIPSKKLTWRSRQQDRENCAMKGKHKDECHNFIKVFVPRNDEMVFVCGTNAFNPMCRYYRLNTLEYDGEEISGLARCPFDARQTNVALFADGKLYSATVADFLASDAVIYRSMGDGSALRTIKYDSKWIKEPHFLHAIEYGNYVYFFFREIAVEHNNLGKAVYSRVARICKNDMGGSQRVLEKHWTSFLKARLNCSVPGDSFFYFDVLQSITDIIQINGIPTVVGVFTTQLNSIPGSAVCAFSMDDIEKVFKGRFKEQKTPDSVWTAVPEDKVPKPRPGCCAKHGLAEAYKTSIDFPDETLSFIKSHPLMDSAVPPIADEPWFTKTRVRYRLTAIAVDRSAGPHQNYTVIFVGSEAGVVLKVLAKTSPFSLNDSVLLEEIEAYNHAKCNAENEEDKKVISLQLDKDHHALYVAFSSCVIRIPLSRCERYGSCKKSCIASRDPYCGWLSQGACGRVTPGMLLLTEDFFAFHNHSAGGYEQDIEYGNTAHLGDCHEILPTSTTPDYKIFGGPTSVASIPEITPKVIDTWRPKLTSSRKFVVQDDPNTSDFTDPLSGIPKGVRWEVQSGESNQMVHMNVLITCVFAAFVLGAFIAGVAVYCYRDMFVRKNRKIHKDAESAQSCTDSSGSFAKLNGLFDSPVKEYQQNIDSPKLYSNLLTSRKELPPSGDTKSMVMDHRGQPPELAALPTPESTPVLHQKTLQAMKSHSDKAHGHAASRKETPQFFPSSPPPHSPLSHGHIPSAIVLPNATHDYNTSFSNSNAHKAEKKLQSIDHPLTKSSGKRDHRRSVDSRNTLNDLLKHLNDPNSNPKAIMGDIQMAHQTLMLDPVGPMSEVPPKVPNREASLYSPPSTLPRNSPTKRVDVPTTPGVPMTSLERQRGYHKNSSQRHSISAMPKNLNSPNGVLLSRQPTMNRGGYMPTPTGAKVDYIQGTPVSVHLQPSLSRQSSYTSNGTLPRTGLKRTPSLKPDVPPKPSFVPQTTSVRPLNKYTY; via the exons ATGAGGTTCTTCCTACTTTGTGTCCACATGCTGCTCCTGATGATTCCTCAGTTGAGGGCTGTCAGCTTTCCTGAAGACGACGAGCCCCTCAATACTGTCGACTATCACT ATTCAAGGCAATATCCGGTTTTTAGAGGACGCCCTTCAGGCAATGAATCGCAGCACAGGCTGGACTTTCAGCTGATGTTGAAAATTCGAGACACACTTTATATTGCTGGCAG GGATCAAGTTTATACAGTAAACTTAAATGAAATCCCCAAAACAGAAGTAATACCAAGCAAG AAACTGACATGGCGGTCAAGACAACAGGATCGAGAGAACTGTGCTATGAAAGGCAAACATAAA GATGAATGCCACAACTTTATCAAAGTATTTGTTCCAAGAAATGACGAGatggtttttgtttgtggtacCAATGCATTCAATCCTATGTGTAGGTACTATAGG ttgaATACCTTAGAGTATGATGGAGAAGAAATTAGTGGCCTGGCAAGATGCCCATTTGATGCCAGACAAACCAATGTTGCCCTCTTTGCTG ATGGGAAGCTATATTCTGCCACAGTGGCTGACTTCTTGGCCAGCGATGCTGTTATTTATCGAAGCATGGGCGATGGATCTGCCCTTCGCACAATAAAATATGATTCCAAATGGATAAAAG agccaCACTTTCTTCATGCCATAGAATATGGAAActatgtttatttcttctttcgaGAAATTGCTGTAGAACATAATAATTTAGGCAAG GCTGTCTATTCCCGTGTGGCCCGCATATGTAAAAACGACATGGGTGGCTCCCAGCGGGTCCTGGAGAAACACTGGACATCATTTCTGAAGGCTCGGCTTAACTGTTCTGTCCCTGGAGATTCGTTTTTCTACTTTGATGTTCTGCAGTCTATTACAGACATAATACAAATCAATGGCATCCCCACTGTGGTCGGGGTGTTTACCACTCAGCTCAACAG caTTCCTGGTTCAGCAGTCTGTGCATTTAGCATGGATGACATTGAAAAAGTATTCAAAGGACGattcaaagaacagaaaacacCAGATTCTGTTTGGACAGCAGTCCCCGAAGACAAAGTTCCAAAACCAAg GCCTGGCTGTTGTGCAAAACATGGCCTTGCTGAAGCTTACAAAACCTCCATTGATTTTCCGGATGAGACCCTGTCCTTCATCAAATCCCACCCCCTGATGGACTCTGCCGTTCCACCTATTGCTGATGAGCCCTGGTTCACAAAGACTCGGGTCAG GTACAGATTGACAGCCATCGCGGTGGACCGTTCTGCAGGGCCCCACCAGAACTACACAGTCATCTTCGTTGGCTCTGAAGCCGGTGTGGTACTTAAAGTTTTGGCAAAGACCAGTCCCTTCTCTTTGAATGACAGCGTATTACTGGAAGAGATTGAAGCTTACAACCATGCAAA GTGCAATGCTGAGAATGAAGAAGACAAAAAGGTCATCTCATTACAGCTGGATAAAGACCACCATGCATTGTACGTAGCATTCTCCAGCTGTGTTATCCGCATCCCCCTGAGCCGCTGCGAGCGATATGGATCATGTAAAAA GTCTTGTATTGCATCTCGTGACCCGTACTGTGGCTGGTTAAGCCAGGGAGCCTGCGGGAGAGTGACCCCAGGGATGCT GCTGCTAACTGAAGACTTCTTTGCTTTCCATAACCACAGTGCTGGAGGATATGAACAAGACATAGAATACGGCAACACCGCCCATCTAGGGGATTGCCATG aaattttgCCTACTTCAACTACACCAGATTACAAAATATTTGGCGGTCCAACATCtg TGGCAAGTATCCCAGAAATTACACCCAAAGTGATTGATACCTGGAGACCTAAACTGACGAGCTCCCGGAAATTTGTAGTTCAAGATGACCCAAACACTTCTGATTTTACTGATCCTTTATCGGGTATCCCAAAGG GTGTGCGATGGGAAGTCCAGTCTGGAGAGTCTAACCAGATGGTCCATATGAACGTCCTCATCACCTGTGTCTTTGCTGCTTTTGTTTTGGGGGCATTCATTGCAGGGGTAGCAGTATACTGCTATCGTGACATGTTTGTCCGGAAGAACAGAAAGATCCATAAAGATGCAGAATCCGCCCAGTCATGCACAGACTCCAGTGGAAGTTTTGCCAAACTGAATGGTCTCTTTGATAGCCCAGTTAAGGAATACCAACAGAATATTGATTCTCCTAAACTCTATAGCAACCTGCTGACCAGTCGGAAAGAGCTGCCACCCAGTGGAGATACAAAATCCATGGTGATGGACCATCGAGGCCAACCTCCAGAGCTGGCTGCTCTCCCCACACCGGAGTCCACTCCTGTGCTTCACCAGAAGACCCTGCAGGCCATGAAGAGCCATTCAGACAAGGCTCATGGCCATGCAGCTTCAAGGAAAGAAACCCCCCAGTTTTTTCCTTCCAGTCCTCCACCCCACTCCCCACTAAGTCATgggcacatccccagtgccaTTGTTCTTCCAAATGCTACCCATGACTACAATACATCTTTCTCAAACTCCAATGCTCATAAAGCTGAAAAGAAGCTTCAAAGTATTGATCACCCTCTTACAAAGTCATCAGGTAAGAGAGATCACCGGCGTTCTGTGGATTCCAGAAATACCCTCAATGATCTCCTGAAACATCTAAATGACCCCAACAGTAACCCCAAAGCCATCATGGGAGACATCCAAATGGCCCACCAGACCCTAATGCTGGATCCTGTGGGACCTATGTCTGAGGTCCCACCCAAGGTCCCCAACAGGGAGGCATCACTCTATTCACCTCCTTCAACGCTCCCCAGGAATAGTCCAACCAAGCGAGTGGACGTCCCCACCACTCCTGGGGTCCCAATGACTTCTCTGGAAAGACAAAGGGGTTATCACAAAAATTCTTCCCAGAGGCACTCTATATCTGCTATGCCTAAAAACTTAAACTCACCAAATGGTGTTTTGTTATCTAGACAGCCTACTATGAACCGTGGAGGATACATGCCCACCCCCACGGGGGCGAAGGTGGACTATATTCAGGGGACACCCGTGAGTGTTCATCTGCAGCCTTCCCTCTCCAGACAGAGCAGCTACACCAGTAATGGCACCCTTCCCAGGACGGGACTAAAGAGGACACCGTCCTTAAAACCTGATGTGCCACCAAAGCCTTCCTTTGTTCCTCAAACCACGTCTGTCAGACCACTGAATAAATACACTTACTAG
- the Sema6d gene encoding semaphorin-6D isoform X6, whose protein sequence is MRFFLLCVHMLLLMIPQLRAVSFPEDDEPLNTVDYHYSRQYPVFRGRPSGNESQHRLDFQLMLKIRDTLYIAGRDQVYTVNLNEIPKTEVIPSKKLTWRSRQQDRENCAMKGKHKDECHNFIKVFVPRNDEMVFVCGTNAFNPMCRYYRLNTLEYDGEEISGLARCPFDARQTNVALFADGKLYSATVADFLASDAVIYRSMGDGSALRTIKYDSKWIKEPHFLHAIEYGNYVYFFFREIAVEHNNLGKAVYSRVARICKNDMGGSQRVLEKHWTSFLKARLNCSVPGDSFFYFDVLQSITDIIQINGIPTVVGVFTTQLNSIPGSAVCAFSMDDIEKVFKGRFKEQKTPDSVWTAVPEDKVPKPRPGCCAKHGLAEAYKTSIDFPDETLSFIKSHPLMDSAVPPIADEPWFTKTRVRYRLTAIAVDRSAGPHQNYTVIFVGSEAGVVLKVLAKTSPFSLNDSVLLEEIEAYNHAKCNAENEEDKKVISLQLDKDHHALYVAFSSCVIRIPLSRCERYGSCKKSCIASRDPYCGWLSQGACGRVTPGMLAGGYEQDIEYGNTAHLGDCHDMEVSSSSVITVASIPEITPKVIDTWRPKLTSSRKFVVQDDPNTSDFTDPLSGIPKGVRWEVQSGESNQMVHMNVLITCVFAAFVLGAFIAGVAVYCYRDMFVRKNRKIHKDAESAQSCTDSSGSFAKLNGLFDSPVKEYQQNIDSPKLYSNLLTSRKELPPSGDTKSMVMDHRGQPPELAALPTPESTPVLHQKTLQAMKSHSDKAHGHAASRKETPQFFPSSPPPHSPLSHGHIPSAIVLPNATHDYNTSFSNSNAHKAEKKLQSIDHPLTKSSGKRDHRRSVDSRNTLNDLLKHLNDPNSNPKAIMGDIQMAHQTLMLDPVGPMSEVPPKVPNREASLYSPPSTLPRNSPTKRVDVPTTPGVPMTSLERQRGYHKNSSQRHSISAMPKNLNSPNGVLLSRQPTMNRGGYMPTPTGAKVDYIQGTPVSVHLQPSLSRQSSYTSNGTLPRTGLKRTPSLKPDVPPKPSFVPQTTSVRPLNKYTY, encoded by the exons ATGAGGTTCTTCCTACTTTGTGTCCACATGCTGCTCCTGATGATTCCTCAGTTGAGGGCTGTCAGCTTTCCTGAAGACGACGAGCCCCTCAATACTGTCGACTATCACT ATTCAAGGCAATATCCGGTTTTTAGAGGACGCCCTTCAGGCAATGAATCGCAGCACAGGCTGGACTTTCAGCTGATGTTGAAAATTCGAGACACACTTTATATTGCTGGCAG GGATCAAGTTTATACAGTAAACTTAAATGAAATCCCCAAAACAGAAGTAATACCAAGCAAG AAACTGACATGGCGGTCAAGACAACAGGATCGAGAGAACTGTGCTATGAAAGGCAAACATAAA GATGAATGCCACAACTTTATCAAAGTATTTGTTCCAAGAAATGACGAGatggtttttgtttgtggtacCAATGCATTCAATCCTATGTGTAGGTACTATAGG ttgaATACCTTAGAGTATGATGGAGAAGAAATTAGTGGCCTGGCAAGATGCCCATTTGATGCCAGACAAACCAATGTTGCCCTCTTTGCTG ATGGGAAGCTATATTCTGCCACAGTGGCTGACTTCTTGGCCAGCGATGCTGTTATTTATCGAAGCATGGGCGATGGATCTGCCCTTCGCACAATAAAATATGATTCCAAATGGATAAAAG agccaCACTTTCTTCATGCCATAGAATATGGAAActatgtttatttcttctttcgaGAAATTGCTGTAGAACATAATAATTTAGGCAAG GCTGTCTATTCCCGTGTGGCCCGCATATGTAAAAACGACATGGGTGGCTCCCAGCGGGTCCTGGAGAAACACTGGACATCATTTCTGAAGGCTCGGCTTAACTGTTCTGTCCCTGGAGATTCGTTTTTCTACTTTGATGTTCTGCAGTCTATTACAGACATAATACAAATCAATGGCATCCCCACTGTGGTCGGGGTGTTTACCACTCAGCTCAACAG caTTCCTGGTTCAGCAGTCTGTGCATTTAGCATGGATGACATTGAAAAAGTATTCAAAGGACGattcaaagaacagaaaacacCAGATTCTGTTTGGACAGCAGTCCCCGAAGACAAAGTTCCAAAACCAAg GCCTGGCTGTTGTGCAAAACATGGCCTTGCTGAAGCTTACAAAACCTCCATTGATTTTCCGGATGAGACCCTGTCCTTCATCAAATCCCACCCCCTGATGGACTCTGCCGTTCCACCTATTGCTGATGAGCCCTGGTTCACAAAGACTCGGGTCAG GTACAGATTGACAGCCATCGCGGTGGACCGTTCTGCAGGGCCCCACCAGAACTACACAGTCATCTTCGTTGGCTCTGAAGCCGGTGTGGTACTTAAAGTTTTGGCAAAGACCAGTCCCTTCTCTTTGAATGACAGCGTATTACTGGAAGAGATTGAAGCTTACAACCATGCAAA GTGCAATGCTGAGAATGAAGAAGACAAAAAGGTCATCTCATTACAGCTGGATAAAGACCACCATGCATTGTACGTAGCATTCTCCAGCTGTGTTATCCGCATCCCCCTGAGCCGCTGCGAGCGATATGGATCATGTAAAAA GTCTTGTATTGCATCTCGTGACCCGTACTGTGGCTGGTTAAGCCAGGGAGCCTGCGGGAGAGTGACCCCAGGGATGCT TGCTGGAGGATATGAACAAGACATAGAATACGGCAACACCGCCCATCTAGGGGATTGCCATG ACATGGAGGTATCTTCATCTTCTGTTATCACAGTGGCAAGTATCCCAGAAATTACACCCAAAGTGATTGATACCTGGAGACCTAAACTGACGAGCTCCCGGAAATTTGTAGTTCAAGATGACCCAAACACTTCTGATTTTACTGATCCTTTATCGGGTATCCCAAAGG GTGTGCGATGGGAAGTCCAGTCTGGAGAGTCTAACCAGATGGTCCATATGAACGTCCTCATCACCTGTGTCTTTGCTGCTTTTGTTTTGGGGGCATTCATTGCAGGGGTAGCAGTATACTGCTATCGTGACATGTTTGTCCGGAAGAACAGAAAGATCCATAAAGATGCAGAATCCGCCCAGTCATGCACAGACTCCAGTGGAAGTTTTGCCAAACTGAATGGTCTCTTTGATAGCCCAGTTAAGGAATACCAACAGAATATTGATTCTCCTAAACTCTATAGCAACCTGCTGACCAGTCGGAAAGAGCTGCCACCCAGTGGAGATACAAAATCCATGGTGATGGACCATCGAGGCCAACCTCCAGAGCTGGCTGCTCTCCCCACACCGGAGTCCACTCCTGTGCTTCACCAGAAGACCCTGCAGGCCATGAAGAGCCATTCAGACAAGGCTCATGGCCATGCAGCTTCAAGGAAAGAAACCCCCCAGTTTTTTCCTTCCAGTCCTCCACCCCACTCCCCACTAAGTCATgggcacatccccagtgccaTTGTTCTTCCAAATGCTACCCATGACTACAATACATCTTTCTCAAACTCCAATGCTCATAAAGCTGAAAAGAAGCTTCAAAGTATTGATCACCCTCTTACAAAGTCATCAGGTAAGAGAGATCACCGGCGTTCTGTGGATTCCAGAAATACCCTCAATGATCTCCTGAAACATCTAAATGACCCCAACAGTAACCCCAAAGCCATCATGGGAGACATCCAAATGGCCCACCAGACCCTAATGCTGGATCCTGTGGGACCTATGTCTGAGGTCCCACCCAAGGTCCCCAACAGGGAGGCATCACTCTATTCACCTCCTTCAACGCTCCCCAGGAATAGTCCAACCAAGCGAGTGGACGTCCCCACCACTCCTGGGGTCCCAATGACTTCTCTGGAAAGACAAAGGGGTTATCACAAAAATTCTTCCCAGAGGCACTCTATATCTGCTATGCCTAAAAACTTAAACTCACCAAATGGTGTTTTGTTATCTAGACAGCCTACTATGAACCGTGGAGGATACATGCCCACCCCCACGGGGGCGAAGGTGGACTATATTCAGGGGACACCCGTGAGTGTTCATCTGCAGCCTTCCCTCTCCAGACAGAGCAGCTACACCAGTAATGGCACCCTTCCCAGGACGGGACTAAAGAGGACACCGTCCTTAAAACCTGATGTGCCACCAAAGCCTTCCTTTGTTCCTCAAACCACGTCTGTCAGACCACTGAATAAATACACTTACTAG